Proteins encoded by one window of Anaerosalibacter sp. Marseille-P3206:
- a CDS encoding ABC transporter ATP-binding protein yields MKIILKELRPFAIFILIIVALLLAQAMTDLALPDYMSNIVNVGIQQKGIERAVPDVIRASEMDKLKIFLTEEENKLIDSDYKLINKDNLTKEEYNNYLKKYKALENESLYILNTSNQEDIDRMNSFLGKAILSKYGVEKGALQQAMPNLPEGTDPFMALKSLPKEQLDMLKAEMDKQFKDIPQSIVIQSAINYIKLEYEAVGIDIDKVQSNYILSTGGIMLLIALLGMIASVIVGFLGARVSASLGRNLRDKVFKKVTSFSDAEFDNFSTASLITRSTNDIQQVQLFVMLLLRLVFYAPILGVGGVIRALNTNTSMAWIVGVGVVAILILVGTLFAVAMPKFKTVQKFVDKVNLVMRESLNGMMVIRAFNTQKTEEEKFDAANVDLTKTHLFVSRIMTVMMPTMMFIMNGIMLLIIWVGAHEIDKANIQVGDMMAFMQYAMQIIMSFLMISAVSLILPRASVSAQRIGEVLDEEITIKDPENPKYLNDVKGAVEFKEVCFKYPGAEEYVLKDISFTANPGETTAFIGSTGSGKSTLINLIPRFYDATSGEILIDGVDIRDMTLNDVREQIGYVPQKGVLFTGTIESNLKYGKNFKASNDEVLKAIEIAQAKELVDEKEKGILTEIAQGGTNVSGGQKQRLSIARALAKRPKILIFDDSFSALDFKTDAALRKAINSNIKNRTMLIVAQRINTIKNAEKIIVLDEGKIVGMGTHRELLRKCEVYKQIALSQLSEEELAYE; encoded by the coding sequence ATGAAAATTATTTTAAAAGAGCTAAGGCCTTTTGCTATATTTATATTGATTATAGTAGCTTTGCTTTTAGCTCAGGCTATGACAGATCTAGCTCTTCCAGATTATATGTCAAATATAGTCAATGTTGGCATTCAGCAAAAGGGTATTGAAAGAGCTGTGCCTGATGTAATCAGAGCTAGTGAAATGGATAAGTTAAAGATATTTTTAACTGAAGAAGAAAACAAATTGATAGACAGTGATTATAAACTAATAAACAAAGACAATTTAACTAAAGAGGAATACAACAATTATTTAAAGAAGTATAAGGCATTAGAAAATGAAAGTTTGTATATACTTAATACTTCAAATCAAGAAGATATTGATAGGATGAATTCCTTTTTAGGAAAAGCAATACTTAGTAAATATGGTGTAGAAAAAGGTGCTCTTCAACAAGCTATGCCAAATTTGCCTGAAGGAACAGATCCTTTTATGGCACTTAAAAGTTTACCTAAAGAGCAATTGGATATGCTAAAAGCTGAAATGGATAAGCAGTTTAAGGATATTCCTCAATCAATAGTAATCCAATCTGCTATAAATTATATTAAGCTTGAATATGAGGCAGTAGGAATAGATATTGATAAGGTTCAGTCTAATTATATTTTATCTACTGGTGGAATAATGTTACTTATTGCCTTATTGGGAATGATTGCTTCTGTAATTGTAGGATTTTTAGGTGCGAGAGTTTCTGCTTCTCTTGGTAGAAACTTAAGGGATAAGGTGTTTAAAAAGGTTACATCTTTTTCAGATGCAGAGTTTGACAATTTTTCAACTGCATCTCTTATAACTAGAAGTACCAATGATATACAACAAGTGCAATTGTTTGTAATGCTATTATTGAGGCTAGTGTTTTATGCTCCAATACTTGGAGTTGGTGGAGTAATAAGGGCTCTTAATACAAATACCTCTATGGCTTGGATAGTAGGGGTTGGAGTTGTAGCTATACTTATACTTGTGGGAACTCTTTTTGCTGTTGCCATGCCAAAGTTCAAAACGGTTCAAAAGTTTGTTGATAAGGTAAATCTAGTAATGAGGGAATCTCTTAATGGAATGATGGTAATAAGGGCTTTCAACACACAGAAAACTGAAGAAGAAAAGTTTGATGCAGCAAATGTGGATTTAACCAAAACCCATTTATTTGTTTCGAGGATAATGACTGTAATGATGCCAACTATGATGTTTATCATGAATGGTATAATGCTGTTAATAATATGGGTGGGAGCTCATGAAATAGATAAAGCTAATATACAGGTTGGAGATATGATGGCATTTATGCAATATGCAATGCAGATAATTATGTCTTTCCTTATGATATCTGCAGTTTCATTGATACTTCCAAGGGCTTCAGTATCAGCTCAGAGAATAGGTGAAGTATTAGATGAAGAGATCACAATTAAAGACCCTGAAAATCCAAAATATTTAAATGATGTAAAAGGGGCAGTTGAATTTAAAGAAGTTTGCTTTAAATATCCAGGAGCAGAGGAATATGTTCTTAAAGATATATCCTTTACTGCAAATCCTGGGGAGACAACAGCTTTTATAGGAAGTACAGGAAGTGGTAAATCTACACTGATCAATTTAATCCCTAGATTTTATGATGCTACAAGTGGAGAGATTCTTATTGATGGGGTAGATATTAGAGATATGACCCTTAATGATGTTAGAGAACAAATAGGATATGTTCCTCAAAAGGGAGTATTATTTACAGGAACTATAGAAAGCAATTTAAAATATGGGAAAAACTTCAAAGCAAGTAATGATGAGGTACTAAAGGCTATAGAAATAGCTCAGGCTAAAGAACTTGTTGATGAAAAGGAGAAAGGCATATTAACTGAAATAGCTCAAGGTGGAACCAATGTTTCAGGGGGTCAAAAGCAAAGACTTTCAATTGCAAGGGCATTGGCTAAGAGGCCAAAGATACTAATATTTGATGATAGTTTTTCAGCTCTTGATTTTAAGACAGATGCTGCACTTAGAAAGGCAATTAATTCAAATATCAAAAATAGAACAATGCTAATAGTAGCTCAGAGAATAAATACGATAAAAAATGCAGAGAAGATCATTGTCTTAGATGAAGGAAAGATAGTGGGAATGGGAACTCATAGAGAATTACTAAGAAAATGTGAAGTATATAAGCAAATTGCCTTATCACAGCTATCGGAGGAGGAACTTGCGTATGAGTAA